The proteins below come from a single Pseudarthrobacter sp. SSS035 genomic window:
- a CDS encoding SURF1 family protein, with amino-acid sequence MWKTALKPRWIAGLVFAIVVSGVFVLLSQWQFGRSTQPEAAVNPATEDVRALTETLEPGVFFPGSVSDQMVSADGTYDPAKQVLVPGRLKNGENGYWVVSAFAVSGAPTLTGTAASPQTWIPVARGWVADPDDAGAPPSGVVNLTGRLLPSESPLPSTAPDPGRASAVSVAELINYWDVSMYPGFVAAASELAAGSDLSAAAVDGALKPLEIGPQPPAQQVNWLNLFYSLEWVVFAGFALFIWWRLVKDDYRRDLEEEHDDDQDAPPALPTPATSEQLQQKVKP; translated from the coding sequence GTGTGGAAAACAGCCCTTAAGCCCCGATGGATCGCAGGCCTGGTCTTCGCGATCGTGGTCTCCGGGGTGTTTGTCCTGCTCAGCCAGTGGCAGTTCGGGCGGTCCACGCAGCCCGAAGCTGCGGTGAATCCCGCCACCGAAGACGTCAGGGCACTCACGGAAACCCTTGAGCCCGGGGTCTTCTTCCCCGGTTCAGTGTCAGACCAGATGGTCTCCGCCGACGGAACCTACGACCCCGCCAAACAGGTCCTGGTGCCGGGGCGCCTGAAGAATGGCGAGAACGGCTACTGGGTGGTTTCCGCCTTCGCCGTCTCCGGGGCGCCCACGCTCACCGGTACCGCAGCGTCCCCCCAGACGTGGATTCCGGTAGCCCGCGGCTGGGTGGCGGATCCCGACGACGCCGGCGCACCGCCGTCGGGCGTGGTGAACCTGACCGGACGGCTGCTGCCGTCAGAATCGCCGCTGCCGTCCACCGCACCGGATCCCGGACGCGCCTCCGCCGTGTCTGTTGCTGAACTCATCAACTACTGGGACGTCAGCATGTACCCGGGATTCGTGGCCGCAGCTTCCGAACTGGCGGCCGGGTCCGACCTGTCCGCCGCGGCGGTTGATGGTGCCCTGAAACCCCTGGAAATCGGCCCCCAGCCGCCCGCGCAGCAGGTCAACTGGCTCAATCTGTTCTACTCGCTCGAATGGGTGGTTTTCGCCGGCTTCGCCCTGTTTATCTGGTGGCGGCTGGTCAAGGACGACTACCGGCGGGACCTCGAAGAGGAACACGACGACGACCAGGATGCTCCGCCCGCACTGCCCACCCCGGCAACTTCTGAACAGCTCCAACAAAAGGTAAAGCCATGA
- a CDS encoding DUF3817 domain-containing protein: MIEPKPAVQQDSAQGKGKKRRFGGTERQIRSALKFYKVLAYMTGGMLLLLCAELIARYAFGQYLFAGGTNAVTGQPFGFGFADAEPKGVEGGVNLSVAVLIVHGWMYVVYLISNFRLWALMRWPFMKLILLALGGVVPFLSFIVEKKFHAEVEAELAANPQAAQRY; the protein is encoded by the coding sequence ATGATCGAACCGAAACCGGCCGTCCAGCAGGATTCTGCGCAGGGCAAGGGCAAGAAGCGCCGCTTCGGCGGTACCGAGCGGCAGATCCGTTCCGCCCTGAAGTTCTACAAGGTGCTGGCATACATGACCGGCGGCATGCTGCTGCTGCTCTGCGCCGAACTCATTGCACGCTACGCTTTTGGCCAGTACCTGTTCGCGGGCGGGACAAACGCCGTGACCGGGCAGCCGTTCGGTTTCGGCTTTGCCGACGCCGAGCCCAAGGGTGTGGAGGGCGGGGTTAACCTTTCCGTCGCCGTGCTGATCGTGCACGGCTGGATGTACGTGGTGTACCTGATCTCCAACTTCCGCCTGTGGGCGCTGATGCGGTGGCCTTTCATGAAGCTGATCCTCCTTGCACTGGGCGGCGTGGTGCCGTTCCTGTCCTTCATAGTGGAGAAGAAGTTCCACGCCGAGGTGGAAGCCGAACTGGCCGCGAACCCGCAGGCCGCACAGCGGTACTGA